One Cellulomonas sp. Y8 DNA segment encodes these proteins:
- a CDS encoding cold-shock protein, whose translation MTTGTVKWFNAEKGFGFIAPAEGGPDVFAHYSAIASSGYRSLEENQQVEFDVTEGPKGPQAANIRPL comes from the coding sequence ATGACCACCGGCACCGTGAAGTGGTTCAACGCCGAGAAGGGCTTCGGCTTCATCGCTCCCGCCGAGGGCGGCCCGGACGTGTTCGCGCACTACAGCGCGATCGCCTCCTCCGGCTACCGCTCCCTCGAGGAGAACCAGCAGGTCGAGTTCGACGTCACCGAGGGCCCGAAGGGCCCGCAGGCGGCGAACATCCGCCCGCTCTGA